A region from the Sphaerodactylus townsendi isolate TG3544 linkage group LG01, MPM_Stown_v2.3, whole genome shotgun sequence genome encodes:
- the LOC125443892 gene encoding uncharacterized protein LOC125443892, which yields MTYYRQRNPMSLPFVKRGPTYYGPRYVPLYGSKYPLSLSIPAFEGGRYVPPRLLPYGTTKYQPRRVSVCPEPTATKYPEVNLTRKLARASFRSPRSWVTYSGITKGRHGTITKSPERCVNKVPLPRVTKGPVIYTTKMTQPYVTNNPPPRVTKDSVLYSTSSPKLSETRVPLPRMTKGPVIYATKGPQPYITNNSQVHAAKGILSKAAKHALSQVKKGTSSRTTKGPRLLSTKVPRLGAMKPSRLWLNKVSQSQPCLTKSSQPNLAKSSRVNLTKGSQPSLLHTGTFFTSKKQAKNVKISTNGKKYCSATKWF from the coding sequence ATGACATATTATAGACAACGAAATCCAATGTCACTACCGTTTGTGAAGAGAGGGCCAACATACTATGGGCCTCGGTACGTTCCGCTCTATGGGTCCAAATATCCTCTGTCCTTGAGCATTCCTGCATTTGAGGGAGGCCGCTATGTCCCACCTCGTCTTCTACCTTATGGGACAACCAAGTATCAACCTCGACGGGTATCCGTGTGCCCAGAACCAACCGCAACCAAGTACCCAGAAGTAAATTTAACCAGGAAATTAGCAAGAGCATCGTTCAGGAGTCCACGATCTTGGGTGACCTATAGTGGCATAACCAAAGGTCGACATGGCACTATCACAAAGAGCCCAGAACGCTGTGTGAACAAGGTCCCTCTACCACGTGTGACAAAAGGCCCAGTGATATACACAACCAAGATGACACAGCCATATGTGACCAACAACCCGCCACCACGTGTGACCAAGGACTCGGTACTATATTCAACTAGCAGCCCAAAGTTGAGTGAGACTAGAGTTCCTCTTCCGCGTATGACCAAGGGGCCAGTAATATATGCAACCAAAGGACCACAGCCATATATTACTAATAATTCACAAGTCCACGCAGCCAAGGGGATATTGTCAAAGGCAGCAAAGCACGCACTATCGCAGGTGAAAAAGGGCACGTCATCACGGACGACCAAAGGCCCACGGCTACTCTCAACAAAAGTCCCCCGGCTCGGTGCGATGAAACCTTCACGTCTATGGCTGAACAAGGTCTCACAGTCGCAGCCATGCTTGACAAAGAGTTCCCAGCCCAACCTGGCAAAGAGTTCCCGGGTCAACTTAACAAAGGGCTCGCAACCATCCCTACTCCACACAGGCACATTCTTTACCTCCAAGAAACAggccaaaaatgtaaaaatttCAACCAATGGCAAAAAATATTGCTCCGCAACCAAATGGTTCTGA